In the Polyangiaceae bacterium genome, one interval contains:
- a CDS encoding AMP-binding protein, which yields MTDFSHSPASAPPPARLDVGARLAGRRFVVVGGTGFLGKVFWTFLLSKYPGVGHIHLVVRPRGGQTAAQRFWKDIARSECLDALRAEHGAGFEDFIRSKITPVAGDVTHAFCGLEPALREDLRGQVDAVINASGVVDFDPPLDEALQVNAFGVQNLVALAKDLGDAALVHTSTCYVAGQRTGIIEERDPREIPFPRAGELDVSHWDPDREIAECMDVVEQARHRMNDAFRQSHFLDEAKRNLLDRGEPVRDAALEREISRVKRKFVEAQLADMGMERARFWGFPNTYTYTKAIGEQIVASAGLAFTIVRPAIVESTCFYPFPGWNEGINTSAPLIYALREGQTQIPGSDNALDFIPCDMVAGGMVLSLAELLEGTGRPVYQYGSSDSNRCSMRRFFELSGLYKRKYYKRTGRGGPLLSALQSRFEGAMLGADQFKSYGPRAIAKGSGALSDVLGRMAVGPARSLLKPASSAVRGFSRQQDKIADVLEAFVPFTAEFDYTFRCDNTRAACARLSDDDRERVRWEPEAIDWREWFLNVHVPALEKWVFPQIDERLRRPKAAPEPHATLPLLLEEMADRHELAIALQRTEAEGLSRLSYLDLRVRALACAERLRREGVERGDRVLLAGANHPAWPIAFFGILYAGATVVPLDEKIEGDAAANLARASGAKVFIADAKVRARVQTDVDALGHGNGAQRGGHGSGAHLDAHGNGRSGVVHTSVRWLDLWAAADVGDPLVEQASGAADEVAALIYTSGTTGTPKGVMLTHENLTSLVAALSPLFPLSKGDRVLSVLPLHHTFELTCGMLLPLSRGARIVYLDELTAERLEVGLQSGRITAMIGVPALWEMLERRITTRVAEHGKLASHVFDFAVELSRTLGKSLGVDAGRILFGPVHSGLGGHLRYLVSGGAALPEKTHHLFSGLGLHLAEGYGLTEAAPVLTVASGGPKARSGHVGKPVPGVEIRIHAPDAAGVGEVLARGPNVMLGYADDEAATRQVIDDDGWLHTGDLGKLDSRGNLVIVGRAKDVIVTSAGENIYPDDVEARLGVVDAVEELALVGISADRGGERLACVAVPAQDPLATRAERHARAKKSLDKALAGLPAVQRPAVVQLVDGPLPRTATRKVKRNDVRQLLERVAPLSERPPRMDGGEHLSQAAQRVRAAVGAITRKDPQKLSPGMSLRGDLGFDSLMLLELLVALEAQLAKPLDAERLSACNTIADAETVVAELAQERHVSPTASIERETEESLEIPAPLRDAAMHWMGRAQMGFYDRVLRTTVTGRAFLPFNRNTIVAANHASHLDMGLVKFALGSYGHDLVSLAAQDYFFEGNRWRKTYFENFTNLVPMSRSGSLRQSLRQAGTLLDEGKTVLIFPEGTRSSDGEIHEFKSAVGYLALHHGIDILPVCLVGTNRALPKGSTVLRRRDVAARIGPPLCIDDLRRLTAGMSSSEASRAVTELTRRAILALRRGNVLDVSRMDALPDEDSQAIDDSLAAVFEDLPGRFVPGSVKEPVSFYFALGERDRFTLKITPEGCEVLEGKAVDRADCVLKTTPELFRRIVREGYTPTPAEFMSGEVKSNDIALLMTFQKAFGLGEDDASSAQPLAVDEAP from the coding sequence ATGACCGATTTTTCGCATTCCCCCGCTTCGGCGCCTCCGCCGGCCCGGCTCGATGTGGGCGCGCGGCTTGCTGGGCGCCGTTTCGTGGTGGTGGGCGGCACGGGCTTCTTGGGCAAGGTGTTTTGGACCTTCTTGCTCTCGAAGTATCCGGGGGTCGGCCACATCCACCTGGTGGTGCGCCCGCGCGGCGGGCAGACGGCGGCGCAGCGGTTTTGGAAGGACATCGCGCGAAGCGAATGCCTGGACGCGTTGCGCGCAGAGCATGGCGCGGGCTTCGAGGACTTCATCCGCTCCAAGATCACGCCCGTTGCCGGCGACGTCACGCACGCCTTCTGCGGCCTGGAGCCCGCGTTGCGCGAGGATTTGCGTGGTCAGGTGGACGCGGTGATCAACGCCTCGGGCGTCGTGGATTTCGATCCGCCTCTGGACGAGGCGCTACAGGTGAACGCCTTCGGCGTGCAGAACCTCGTGGCGCTCGCGAAGGATCTGGGCGACGCGGCCCTGGTTCACACCAGCACTTGCTACGTGGCGGGGCAGCGTACGGGCATCATCGAAGAGCGCGATCCCCGGGAGATCCCCTTTCCGCGCGCCGGGGAGCTGGACGTCAGCCACTGGGATCCAGACCGCGAGATCGCCGAGTGCATGGACGTGGTCGAGCAGGCGCGCCACCGCATGAACGACGCTTTTCGCCAGAGTCACTTCTTGGACGAGGCGAAGCGCAACCTGCTCGATCGCGGTGAGCCCGTGCGCGATGCAGCCTTGGAGCGCGAGATCAGCCGCGTGAAGCGCAAGTTCGTGGAGGCCCAGTTGGCCGACATGGGCATGGAGCGCGCGCGTTTTTGGGGGTTTCCTAACACCTATACGTACACCAAGGCGATCGGTGAACAGATCGTCGCCAGCGCAGGGCTCGCCTTCACCATCGTGCGCCCGGCCATCGTGGAGTCGACTTGTTTCTACCCATTCCCGGGTTGGAACGAGGGCATCAACACCAGCGCGCCGCTGATCTACGCCTTGCGCGAAGGTCAAACGCAGATCCCCGGCAGCGACAACGCCCTCGACTTCATCCCTTGCGACATGGTCGCCGGCGGCATGGTGCTGTCCCTGGCGGAGCTCTTGGAGGGCACGGGGCGCCCGGTGTACCAGTACGGCTCGAGCGACTCGAATCGCTGCAGCATGCGCCGCTTCTTCGAGCTCTCGGGGCTCTACAAGCGCAAGTACTACAAGCGCACTGGGCGCGGCGGTCCGCTGCTCAGCGCGCTGCAGTCTCGCTTCGAGGGCGCGATGCTCGGCGCGGACCAGTTCAAGAGCTACGGCCCGCGCGCCATCGCCAAGGGCAGTGGGGCGCTGTCGGACGTGCTCGGGCGCATGGCGGTGGGGCCTGCGCGCAGCTTGCTCAAGCCCGCGTCGAGCGCCGTACGCGGCTTCTCACGGCAGCAGGACAAGATCGCCGACGTGCTGGAGGCCTTCGTGCCCTTCACCGCGGAGTTCGACTACACCTTCCGTTGCGACAATACCCGCGCGGCCTGCGCGCGCTTGTCAGACGACGACCGTGAACGCGTGCGCTGGGAGCCCGAGGCGATCGACTGGCGCGAGTGGTTCCTGAACGTGCACGTTCCCGCCCTGGAAAAGTGGGTCTTTCCGCAGATCGACGAGCGCCTGCGCCGTCCCAAGGCCGCGCCCGAGCCCCATGCGACCTTGCCGCTCTTGCTCGAAGAGATGGCAGATCGCCACGAACTCGCCATCGCCCTGCAACGCACCGAAGCAGAAGGGCTGTCGCGGCTTTCGTACCTCGACTTGCGCGTGCGTGCGCTGGCCTGCGCGGAGCGACTGCGGCGTGAAGGGGTGGAGCGCGGAGATCGCGTGCTGCTCGCCGGCGCCAATCACCCCGCGTGGCCCATCGCCTTTTTCGGCATTCTCTACGCCGGCGCGACGGTCGTGCCCCTGGACGAGAAGATCGAGGGCGACGCCGCGGCGAATCTGGCGCGCGCTTCGGGCGCGAAGGTCTTCATCGCGGACGCGAAGGTGCGTGCGCGCGTGCAGACCGACGTGGACGCGCTGGGTCACGGCAACGGCGCTCAGCGGGGCGGGCATGGCAGCGGCGCACACCTGGACGCGCATGGCAACGGCAGGTCCGGCGTCGTGCATACCTCCGTGCGCTGGTTGGATCTGTGGGCCGCGGCGGACGTCGGCGATCCCTTGGTCGAGCAGGCGTCGGGCGCTGCCGACGAAGTAGCCGCATTGATTTACACCAGCGGTACCACGGGCACGCCCAAGGGCGTGATGCTGACCCACGAGAACCTGACGTCTCTGGTCGCGGCGCTGTCGCCCTTGTTCCCCTTGAGCAAGGGAGATCGCGTGCTGTCGGTGCTGCCCCTGCATCACACCTTCGAGCTCACCTGCGGCATGCTTCTGCCACTGTCGCGGGGCGCGCGCATCGTGTACTTGGACGAGCTGACGGCGGAACGCCTCGAAGTCGGCCTGCAGAGCGGCCGGATCACCGCGATGATCGGCGTGCCGGCGCTGTGGGAAATGCTCGAGCGCCGCATCACCACGCGCGTGGCGGAGCACGGCAAGCTCGCCTCCCACGTCTTCGACTTCGCCGTGGAGCTGTCGCGCACCCTCGGAAAGTCGCTCGGCGTGGACGCCGGGCGCATCCTGTTCGGACCCGTGCATTCGGGGCTCGGTGGCCACCTGCGCTACCTGGTCAGCGGCGGCGCGGCGCTGCCGGAAAAGACGCACCACTTGTTCTCCGGCTTGGGCCTGCACTTGGCGGAAGGCTACGGACTGACGGAAGCAGCGCCGGTGCTCACCGTCGCTTCCGGCGGTCCCAAGGCGCGTTCGGGTCATGTCGGCAAACCCGTGCCCGGCGTGGAGATCCGCATTCACGCACCGGACGCAGCCGGCGTCGGGGAAGTGCTGGCGCGCGGTCCCAACGTGATGCTCGGCTACGCCGACGATGAAGCCGCGACGCGACAAGTGATCGATGACGACGGCTGGCTGCACACGGGCGATCTGGGCAAGCTCGACTCGCGCGGCAATCTCGTGATCGTCGGCCGCGCGAAGGACGTGATCGTCACCTCCGCCGGCGAGAACATCTACCCCGACGACGTGGAGGCGCGCCTCGGCGTCGTCGACGCAGTGGAGGAGCTGGCGCTGGTGGGCATCAGTGCCGACCGCGGGGGCGAGCGCCTCGCCTGCGTGGCCGTGCCGGCGCAGGATCCTTTGGCCACGCGCGCCGAGCGTCACGCTCGCGCCAAAAAGTCCTTGGACAAGGCCCTCGCCGGGCTGCCCGCGGTGCAGCGCCCCGCCGTCGTGCAACTCGTGGACGGGCCTTTACCGCGCACCGCGACCCGCAAGGTGAAGCGCAACGACGTGCGTCAGCTACTCGAGCGGGTGGCGCCGCTGTCGGAGCGTCCACCGCGCATGGACGGCGGCGAGCACTTGAGCCAAGCGGCGCAGCGAGTGCGAGCCGCGGTCGGCGCCATCACGCGCAAGGATCCGCAGAAGCTCTCGCCGGGCATGAGCCTGCGCGGAGATCTGGGTTTCGATTCTCTGATGCTCTTGGAGCTGCTGGTTGCTCTGGAGGCGCAGCTCGCCAAACCCCTCGACGCCGAGCGGCTGAGTGCTTGCAACACGATTGCCGATGCCGAGACGGTCGTGGCAGAGCTGGCGCAAGAGCGTCACGTGTCGCCCACCGCCAGCATCGAGCGCGAGACCGAGGAGAGCCTCGAGATCCCAGCGCCCTTGCGCGACGCCGCCATGCACTGGATGGGGCGCGCGCAGATGGGCTTCTACGATCGCGTGCTCCGCACGACGGTGACCGGGCGCGCGTTTCTGCCTTTCAACCGTAACACCATCGTCGCCGCCAACCACGCCAGCCATCTGGACATGGGCTTGGTGAAGTTCGCCCTTGGCAGCTATGGCCACGACTTGGTGTCCTTGGCCGCGCAGGACTACTTCTTCGAAGGCAACCGCTGGCGCAAGACCTACTTCGAGAACTTCACCAACCTGGTACCGATGAGCCGCAGCGGCTCGCTGCGACAGAGTCTGCGTCAGGCCGGCACGTTGCTCGACGAGGGCAAGACCGTGCTCATCTTCCCCGAGGGCACGCGCAGCAGCGACGGGGAAATCCACGAATTCAAGAGCGCCGTGGGCTACCTCGCGCTCCACCATGGCATCGACATCCTGCCCGTGTGCCTGGTGGGAACGAACCGCGCGCTGCCCAAGGGCTCGACGGTGCTTCGCCGTCGCGACGTGGCGGCGCGCATCGGGCCGCCGCTCTGTATCGACGATCTGCGACGCCTGACCGCGGGCATGTCGTCCAGCGAAGCCTCTCGCGCCGTGACGGAACTGACTCGCCGCGCCATTCTGGCCTTGCGTCGCGGCAACGTGCTGGACGTGTCGCGCATGGATGCGCTGCCCGACGAGGACTCCCAGGCGATCGACGACTCCCTGGCCGCGGTGTTCGAAGATCTGCCCGGGCGCTTCGTGCCGGGGAGCGTGAAGGAGCCCGTGAGCTTCTACTTCGCCTTGGGCGAGCGCGATCGTTTCACCTTGAAGATCACTCCCGAGGGCTGCGAAGTACTCGAAGGCAAGGCAGTCGACCGCGCGGACTGCGTGCTCAAGACGACGCCCGAGCTGTTTCGGCGCATCGTGCGCGAAGGCTACACGCCCACGCCCGCCGAGTTCATGTCCGGCGAGGTGAAGAGCAACGACATTGCGCTGCTGATGACGTTCCAAAAGGCCTTCGGCTTGGGCGAAGACGACGCGAGCAGCGCGCAACCGCTTGCAGTCGACGAAGCGCCCTGA
- a CDS encoding SUMF1/EgtB/PvdO family nonheme iron enzyme yields MRQRGDALDGVAGRGACPGAVGRSRRQAVKTGTGWRARSMGSGSALQFVFAGLLATVASSSCGSDESGEPRACAPGATQTCVTLAGDGVQICAADGQRWEPCRSAGGTGGAADAAVDAAAGTGGTGTAGDAGLDSNAEASTGGTSWKGPPSCASQSLGAGPNCAGGQDCCGTIALPGGTYNRSNDPIFPATVSPFSLDRFEVTVARMRAFVAAYPASRPSIGDGAHPKIPNSGWDTSVDSKLPATEAELRLNLACQEFPSSTKNALRTWTDLPGPNEDMPINCVSWYVAYAFCAWDGGRLPTEAEWNFAAAGSDEQRKYPWGDGIDPSFAAYDCTGDGSAPGVCGPGDFLPVGSKPKGLARWGHADMSGNVAEWVLDAAGSYFSPCVDCLNFSAIGRSYRGGTYISTALESTTTHRNGFYEYWLWHGLGFRCAR; encoded by the coding sequence ATGAGACAACGCGGAGACGCGCTAGATGGCGTTGCGGGTCGGGGAGCGTGCCCCGGCGCGGTGGGAAGAAGTCGGAGGCAAGCTGTGAAAACCGGGACAGGGTGGCGCGCGAGGTCGATGGGTAGTGGCAGCGCGCTTCAGTTCGTGTTTGCAGGCTTGCTCGCCACGGTCGCCAGTTCATCCTGCGGGAGTGACGAATCCGGTGAGCCGCGCGCTTGTGCGCCCGGCGCCACCCAGACGTGCGTGACACTGGCCGGTGATGGAGTGCAGATATGCGCGGCTGATGGACAGCGGTGGGAGCCTTGTCGGTCAGCGGGTGGCACTGGTGGTGCCGCCGACGCGGCGGTTGACGCGGCGGCGGGTACTGGGGGAACGGGAACCGCTGGCGACGCCGGGCTCGATAGCAACGCCGAAGCCAGTACGGGTGGCACGTCGTGGAAGGGACCACCAAGCTGTGCAAGTCAGTCACTTGGCGCCGGCCCCAACTGCGCGGGCGGTCAAGACTGCTGCGGCACGATCGCCCTACCGGGTGGCACGTACAACCGCAGCAACGACCCGATATTCCCGGCTACGGTGAGTCCATTCTCCCTGGACCGGTTCGAAGTAACAGTTGCACGAATGCGCGCGTTCGTCGCCGCGTACCCTGCCAGCCGGCCTTCGATTGGTGACGGCGCGCACCCGAAGATCCCGAACTCCGGCTGGGACACGTCAGTCGATTCGAAACTGCCCGCGACCGAAGCCGAACTGCGTCTCAACTTGGCGTGCCAAGAGTTCCCTTCTTCAACGAAAAACGCGCTTCGGACATGGACGGACTTGCCCGGGCCGAACGAGGACATGCCGATCAACTGCGTGAGCTGGTACGTCGCTTATGCCTTCTGCGCGTGGGACGGGGGACGACTTCCGACGGAAGCAGAGTGGAACTTCGCTGCAGCTGGCAGCGATGAACAACGAAAATACCCATGGGGCGACGGAATAGATCCGTCCTTCGCTGCCTACGACTGCACTGGCGACGGCTCCGCGCCCGGCGTCTGTGGTCCGGGCGACTTCCTTCCGGTTGGCTCCAAGCCGAAGGGCCTCGCACGGTGGGGCCACGCCGACATGTCAGGGAATGTTGCTGAGTGGGTGCTCGATGCGGCGGGATCGTACTTCAGTCCCTGCGTCGACTGCCTCAACTTTTCCGCCATTGGCCGCAGCTACCGTGGGGGCACCTACATAAGCACGGCATTGGAAAGCACGACAACCCACCGCAATGGGTTCTACGAGTACTGGTTGTGGCACGGACTTGGGTTTCGCTGCGCAAGGTGA
- a CDS encoding SUMF1/EgtB/PvdO family nonheme iron enzyme, translating into MKRAATWVQLDKWRRAVVFLAVLAVSVATACGGEESDSAAVCQRGATQTCVTSTCAGTQVCEGDRWGTCECSSGTGGVGGAGGVSGSGSADAGIGGQGGQPGPSCPGGLSGPKLVLVRSAAGQDYCIDSTEVTQVQYQEFLASKPPTSTQSAACAWNATYVPAFIPNAACDYEGTTFDPAKTPHHPVACVDWCDADTYCRWAGKRLCGQIGGGALDPSKVASAADSEWFNACSHQGQLVFPYGNTFDPARCNDDAIPIDPSPLPATQSPLCEGGFPGLFQMSGDLTEWENGCDASLGEFDQCPNRGGPVGLGKDYQRCDVPGTAARSLASSAVGIRCCADVL; encoded by the coding sequence GTGAAACGCGCAGCCACATGGGTGCAACTCGACAAGTGGCGCCGCGCGGTGGTGTTCCTTGCTGTGCTTGCTGTGTCCGTAGCGACGGCGTGCGGTGGCGAGGAATCCGACTCAGCGGCCGTCTGCCAGCGCGGCGCGACGCAGACCTGCGTGACGTCGACGTGCGCCGGCACCCAGGTGTGCGAAGGCGATCGCTGGGGTACATGCGAGTGCTCCAGTGGTACGGGTGGCGTAGGCGGTGCGGGCGGCGTGAGCGGTTCGGGCAGTGCAGACGCTGGAATTGGTGGCCAGGGCGGTCAGCCCGGACCCTCGTGCCCCGGCGGCCTAAGCGGACCCAAGCTGGTTCTGGTGCGAAGCGCTGCGGGGCAGGACTACTGCATCGACAGTACAGAGGTGACGCAAGTGCAGTACCAGGAATTCCTCGCGTCGAAACCACCCACATCAACGCAGTCAGCAGCATGCGCATGGAACGCGACGTACGTGCCTGCGTTCATTCCGAATGCCGCTTGTGACTACGAGGGGACGACGTTCGATCCGGCCAAGACGCCGCACCACCCCGTGGCATGCGTGGACTGGTGCGACGCGGACACATACTGCAGATGGGCGGGCAAGCGACTGTGCGGTCAGATTGGCGGTGGGGCGCTCGACCCCTCGAAGGTGGCCAGCGCGGCAGACAGCGAGTGGTTCAACGCCTGTTCGCATCAGGGCCAGCTGGTATTTCCGTACGGCAATACGTTCGATCCGGCTCGCTGCAACGACGACGCGATCCCGATCGATCCATCGCCGCTCCCAGCGACTCAGTCTCCGCTCTGCGAAGGTGGTTTTCCCGGATTGTTCCAAATGTCGGGAGACCTTACCGAGTGGGAGAACGGCTGCGATGCGAGCCTGGGCGAGTTTGACCAATGTCCGAACAGGGGAGGCCCCGTCGGCCTCGGGAAGGACTACCAACGCTGTGACGTCCCAGGGACGGCTGCGCGTTCGCTCGCTTCGAGTGCGGTGGGTATTCGCTGTTGTGCAGATGTCTTGTAG